The following are from one region of the Plodia interpunctella isolate USDA-ARS_2022_Savannah chromosome 23, ilPloInte3.2, whole genome shotgun sequence genome:
- the SNRPG gene encoding probable small nuclear ribonucleoprotein G — translation MSKAHPPELKKFMDKKLSIKLNAGRAVTGVLRGFDPFMNLVLDESVEECKDGQRNNIGMVVIRGNSIIMLESLDRI, via the exons ATGTCTAAGGCCCACCCACCGGAATTGAAAAA ATTCATGGACAAAAAGCTATCTATAAAACTGAATGCCGGCCGTGCTGTGACTGGTGTCCTACGTGGCTTTGATCCTTTCATGAACCTTGTGCTCGATGAATCTGTTGAGGAATGCAAAGATGGACAGCGCAATAATATTGGCATGGTG gtgaTCAGAGGAAACAGTATCATTATGCTGGAATCATTAGATAGAATATAG